A window of Cryptosporidium parvum Iowa II chromosome 1, whole genome shotgun sequence contains these coding sequences:
- a CDS encoding hypothetical protein (similar to dynein light chain; transcripts identified by EST), with amino-acid sequence MRKQNSTLPLPRGSRGDSLSMPHSTSSTFSKFGSKYIGAGTGKQDGQGLWQEILRSFMNGLQGKNAENLHGTLFVLGRANGGKSELISELKKISEKGKEKDIKSVLVSSEVDSSPYIGLDFCSMKISQGFFQLEQDDSIEDSDQDELNKDLNTTPKNVTLDVWSIDHCGMSDELVKRLVDVFNSQNSRLTGNNTSENLSLNVSSTDVGLAVTNGIGGGGLDDDCRDGLTSMQSPNIMFLIVLDSSLPWTLNDDLVIWIQQIQECWAKSLELSNLSPDLQRIMIQEVNHYFETRMEEIVAEAEQSSVSRPEPGEKALQDPIDSQGEDIEQRTQKLSEIEASSSAASSSTSSSSNLYPKVNLGIPIGVVLSKSDIGQRFSVPTDGATGQPFIPFALSFLMNLGDSYGISFFTTSIQTSGDIHQTSGVDLLLSYILHRLFDTPFTDEDGKILKTVNDVVNKNNSILCVLPRTPIDRLCLSPIPNVKSDIYEEMVQKSKFSSEISNSSDALELVHGLSTAFDKKIPSLNEFLEQIRPQIPLIEAASPGAAPVLLSPTAASNSEESKSISSDSVSIKGTAGGASSSAISSSAASVSGSSQRLKPSKSNLNANSPGASGDPSLKGFFQSLIQRGEKKGSLSHRSNLKPAPSMNLRKEFGSRMESKLSSEVKLDEKTQESEVANTNSLDIEKVGNPPNVEENTVNPIEEENETVAVTETETVTATETVTATEAVTATATADNEENNNDKQAE; translated from the coding sequence ATGAGGAAGCAAAACAGCACTTTACCATTGCCTAGAGGGTCAAGAGGGGATTCATTGTCAATGCCCCATTCGACTTCCTCCACATTCTCAAAGTTTGgttcaaaatatattggagCTGGAACGGGAAAGCAGGATGGACAGGGATTATGGCAGGAAATTTTGCGTAGCTTTATGAATGGTTTACAAGGTAAAAATGCAGAGAATTTGCATGGCACATTATTTGTATTGGGAAGGGCTAATGGCGGTAAATCTGAGCTCATTTCAGAGCTCAAAAAGATTTCCGAGAAAGGAAAGGAGAAAGATATAAAGAGTGTGTTAGTATCATCTGAAGTGGATAGTAGTCCATATATTGGTTTAGATTTTTGTAGTATGAAAATTAGCCAAGGATTCTTCCAATTAGAACAGGATGATTCTATCGAGGATTCTGATCAGGATGAGTTGAATAAGGATCTAAATACTACACCAAAAAATGTAACATTGGATGTATGGAGTATAGATCATTGTGGTATGTCGGATGAGCTAGTGAAGAGGCTTGTGGATGTATTTAACAGTCAAAATAGTCGTTTAACAGGAAATAATACTTCAGAGAATTTGAGTTTGAATGTATCATCAACAGACGTTGGATTAGCAGTAACTAATGGAATAGGAGGAGGTGGCTTAGATGATGATTGTAGAGATGGCTTGACTTCCATGCAGTCTCCAAACATTATGtttttaatagttttgGACTCCTCTTTACCATGGACTTTAAATGATGATTTGGTTATATGGATTCAACAGATTCAGGAATGTTGGGCAAAGTCTTTAGAGCTCTCAAATCTTTCTCCAGATTTGCAGAGGATTATGATTCAAGAAGtgaatcattattttgagaCTAGAATGGAGGAGATTGTGGCAGAAGCGGAGCAAAGTTCTGTATCTAGACCTGAACCTGGAGAAAAAGCTCTACAAGACCCAATAGATTCTCAAGGAGAAGATATTGAACAACGTACTCAAAAACTTAGTGAAATTGAAGCTTCATCATCTGCTGCTAGTTCCTCCACCTCTTCTTCATCTAATCTATATCCAAAAGTAAATTTGGGAATTCCAATTGGGGTTGTCTTATCAAAATCTGACATTGGACAGAGATTCTCTGTTCCAACAGATGGTGCTACTGGCCAACCATTTATTCCTTTTGCTTTAAGCTTTCTAATGAATCTTGGAGACTCATATGGAATCAGTTTTTTCACTACAAGCATTCAAACTTCTGGAGATATCCATCAAACCTCTGGAGTAGACCTTCTTTTAAGTTATATTCTTCACAGACTTTTCGATACACCTTTTACAGACGAGGATGggaaaattttaaagaCAGTTAATGATGTAGTTAACAAAAACAACTCAATTCTGTGTGTCTTACCGAGAACACCTATTGATCGCCTTTGCCTAAGTCCTATTCCTAATGTCAAGTCTGATATCTACGAGGAGATGGTtcaaaaatcaaaattcaGCTCAGAAATATCCAATTCAAGTGATGCTTTAGAATTAGTTCATGGACTTTCTACAGCCTTCGATAAGAAGATCCCATCATTGAATGAGTTTCTGGAACAAATAAGACCCCAAATTCCACTCATTGAAGCTGCTTCACCAGGAGCTGCTCCTGTTCTTCTGTCGCCAACAGCTGCTTCAAACTCTGAGGAATCCAAATCAATTAGTAGTGATTCTGTTTCAATCAAAGGTACAGCAGGAGGTGCTTCATCCTCAGCTATCTCTTCTTCCGCAGCATCTGTATCTGGCTCTTCCCAAAGGCTTAAACCCTCAAAATCAAACTTAAACGCCAATAGCCCTGGCGCCTCTGGAGATCCCTCTCTTAAGGGTTTCTTCCAAAGTCTTATACAAAGAGGTGAAAAAAAAGGCTCTCTTTCCCATCGATCCAACCTCAAACCAGCTCCTTCAATGAATCTACGCAAAGAATTTGGCTCTAGAATGGAATCAAAACTCTCTTCTGAAGTAAAGCTTGATGAAAAGACCCAGGAAAGTGAAGTAGCCAATACAAACTCCTTAGATATCGAAAAGGTGGGAAACCCGCCTAATGTTGAAGAAAATACTGTGAATCCtatagaagaagaaaatgagaCCGTGGCTGTGACTGAAACTGAAACTGTAACTGCAACTGAAACTGTAACTGCAACTGAAGCTGTAACTGCAACTGCAACTGCTGACAATGAAGAAAACAATAACGATAAACAAGCAGAATAG
- a CDS encoding transcription factor TAF7p/TAFII55, which yields MGISKAERQLQFVPQRYLRRGIFSSVDLSSSIYSALPESVCVVKIPDAISKEVNSLLSRGEKFPFGIQPTPFEDFRIFDIYLLGQDYVGILVDLPCNIEVYKSLDCESMFKSNNLNQMLYIYDANCLPKWFITSQGVNISSIYKGPMKSNMMYSDQTFVSFIKYLRESLHWEWPAGLLPASRGVRSRKYRNTELFDIGEVIEAEQELLDRVSMPSQDMVTIDVISTKEMDEQIHLFKHEQKNSPFPIASVFDKKKKATCMGIIGRDDDLRSMISRFKREDSQKKGAKQNTLEFDDIQSDISDVIFRESSDDENNPDNNLEMEPNNVRISEENLSKTTIRENSSNNKLVISNELSLNEDWDSHDSSSDD from the coding sequence atggGGATTTCAAAAGCAGAGAGGCAATTACAATTTGTTCCACAGAGATATTTAAGAAGAGGAATATTTTCCTCTGTAGATTTGTCGAGTTCAATATATTCAGCTCTTCCAGAATCAGTATGTGTGGTTAAGATACCAGATGCTATTTCAAAGGAAGTTAATAGCTTGTTAAGTAGAGGAGAAAAGTTTCCATTTGGAATTCAACCAACACCGTTTGAAGACTTTCGTATTTTTGACATTTATTTACTTGGACAAGATTATGTAGGAATTTTGGTAGACCTTCCATGTAATATAGAGGTTTATAAGAGTTTAGATTGTGAGAGTATgtttaaatcaaataactTAAACCAAATGCTTTACATTTACGATGCAAATTGTTTACCAAAATGGTTTATTACTTCACAAGGGGTgaatatttcttcaatataCAAGGGACCTATGAAATCTAATATGATGTATTCAGATCAAACTTTCGTCtctttcattaaatatttaagagAATCACTTCATTGGGAATGGCCAGCTGGTTTACTTCCAGCAAGTAGAGGAGTGAGATCTAGAAAGTACAGAAATactgaattatttgatattgGAGAAGTTATTGAAGCTGAGCAGGAACTATTAGATAGAGTTTCAATGCCAAGCCAAGATATGGTAACTATTGATGTTATTTCTACAAAAGAAATGGATGAacaaattcatttattcAAGCATGAACAAAAGAATTCTCCTTTTCCTATTGCATCTGTTTTTGacaagaaaaagaaagcaaCATGTATGGGGATTATAGGAAGAGATGATGATTTAAGAAGTATGATTTCTAGATTTAAAAGGGAAGATTCTCAAAAGAAAGGAGCAAAGCAAAATACTTTAGAATTTGACGATATTCAAAGCGATATCAGTGACGTAATTTTCCGTGAAAGTTCAGATGATGAGAATAATCCagataataatttggaaATGGAACCTAATAATGTCAGAATATCTGAAGAAAATCTATCCAAGACAACAATCAGAGAAAATTCATCCAACAACAAACTAGTTATATCAAACGAATTAAGTCTCAACGAAGATTGGGATTCACATGATTCTTCCAGCGATGATTAA